The genomic region TGACGTATTCCAGGTTGCGCCCGCGCAGGAACTCGGCACGCACTACGTCGACCAGGGCCAGCCAGGAAAACAGCGCCATGATCCCCAGCAACCACCAGAAATTCGGCTCCACAAACCCGGACAGGATAATCAGCAGGTACAGCACCGGCAGCCCGGACCACACCTCGAGAATGCGCTGTCCGAGCAAGTCCACCCAACCGCCGTAGTAACCCTGCAAGGCTCCGGCGGCGATGCCGATGGCGGCGCTGATGGCGGTCAAGGCCAAGGCAAACAGGATCGACACTCGCGCGCCAAATATCACCCGTGCCAACACATCGCGGGATTGGTCATCGGTGCCCAGCCAGTTCACCGCCGAAGGTGGGCTCGGGGCAGGGCGGGTCAATTCGTAGTTGGGCGTGTCATCGCTGAATGGAATCGGCGGGAACAGCATCCAGCCGCCGTCCTGCTTGATCAGCTTTTGCACGTAGTCACTGCGGTAGTCGGCCTGGAAGGGCAGTTGCCCGCCGAACTGTTGCTCGGTGTAGCGCTTGAACACCGGGAAGTACAGCTCGTTCTTGAAACTGAGCACCAGCGGTTTGTCGTTGGCGATCAACTCGCCGCCCAGGGTCAGGATAAACAGACCGATAAACAACCACAGCGACCACCAGCCGCGACGGTTTTTCTTGAAACGCTCGAAACGCCGACGGGCTACGGGAGACAGGTTAAGCATCAGGCGTTCCTCGCGGCGAAGTCGATACGCGGGTCCACCAGGGTGTAGCAGAGGTCACCGATGAGTTTTATCAGGAGGCCGAACAAGGTGAAGATAAACAGCGAACCGAACACCACCGGGTAGTCGCGGGACACCGCCGCTTCGTAGCTCATGCGGCCCAGGCCATCGAGGGAGAAAATCACCTCGATCAGCAGCGAGCCGGCAAAGAACACGCTGATGAACGCCTGGGGAATGCCCGAGATCACCAGCAACATGGCGTTGCGGAACACGTGCCCGTACAACACCCGGTGTTCGCTCAAACCCTTGGCGCGGGCGGTGACCACGTACTGGCGCGTGATTTCATTGAGGAAAGAGTTCTTGGTGAGGATGGTCAAGGTGGCAAACCCACCGATCACCAGCGCCGTCACCGGCAGCACCAGGTGCCAGAAATAGTCGGCAATCTTGCCCACCGTACTCAGCTCGGCAAAGTTTTCCGAGACCAGCCCACGCACCGGGAACCAGTTCAGCGAGGTGCCGCCGGCGAACACCACGATCAGGAACATCGCAAACAGGAACGCCGGCATCGCATAACCGATCACAATGGCGGTGCTGCTCCACATATCAAAGCTGCTGCCATGGCGCACGGCCTTGCGTATGCCCAGGGGGATCGACACCAGGTAAGTGATCAGCGTCGCCCACAGGCCAAGGGAAATCGTGACCGGCATTTTTTCCAGGATCAGGTCGGTCACCGTCGCGCCGCGAAAGAAGCTGTTGCCGAAATCCAGCTGGGCGTAGTTCTTGAGCATCAACCACAGGCGTTCCGGTGCAGACTTGTCGAAACCGTATTGTTTTTCGATGTCCTTGATCAGCTTCGGGTCCAGGCCGCGGCTGGCCCGCGAGCCGCTGATGCCTTCGCCGGATGCGCCGGCGACACCACCGCCGCCAATGCCTTGCAGATGGGCGATGGCCTGTTCTACCGGCCCGCCAGGGGCGGCCTGCACGATCACGAAGTTCACCAGCAGGATGATCACCAGCGTCGGGATGATCAGCAGCAGGCGCCGCAGGATATAGGCAAGCATCAGCGGGCCCCTCTACGTTTTTTCAGCTCGGCTTGCATTTGTTCATTGGTCAACGGGGTAGGGCTGACTTCCCACCAGGTTTCCAGGGCTTCGTCGTTCTTCGCCTCGATGGCCGGGCGGCCGAAACGGTTCCACCACGCGGCGGAGGTGCCAGGCGGGTAGTAGTTGGGGATCCACAGGTAATTCCATTGCAGCACGCGGTCCAGTGCATGGGCGTAGGTGAGCATCTGCGCCTGGGTATTGGCCTTGACCAGCCCATTGATCAGCGTATCGACGGCGGGATCCTTGAGCACGATGTAGTTGTTGGCGCCCGAATCGAATGCGGCGGCGGAACCGAAATAGTTGTATAGCTCCATGCCCGGCGAAGTGGTGACCGGAAAACCGGTGACGATCATGTCGTAGTCCCGGGCCATCAGGCGGTTGACGTATTGCGAGGAGTCGATGCGGCGGATATTGAGGGTGATGCCGATCTGCGCCAGGTTGCGTTTGTAGGGCAGCAACAGGCGCTCCAGGCCGTTCTGGACATTGAGGAAGGTGAACTCCAGCGGCTCGCCTTCGGCATTGACGAGCTTATCGCCAAGCGGTTTCCAGCCGGCCTGTTCCAGCAGGGCCAGGGCTTGCAGTTGTTTATCGCGGATCATACCGCTGCCGTCGGTGACCGGGGCCTTGAACACCTGGGTAAACACCTCGTCGGGGATCTGCCCGCGCAATGGCTCGAGGATCGCCAGTTCTTCCTGGGTCGGCAACTGGGTGGCCGCCAAGGGGCTGTTGGAGAAGTAGCTCTGCTGGCGGATGTACAGGTTGCGCATCATCTGCCGGTTGGCCCATTCGAAATCCCACAGCATCGCCAGGGCCTGGCGCACACGGCGATCCTTGAATATCGGTTTTTGCACGTTGAACACATAGCCCTGGGCCGGTTGCGGCATTTCCTTGGCCAGGTGCGCACGTTGCAGGCGGCCATCGTCCAGCGCCGGGCCGTTGTAGCCGATGGAGTAACCGGTGGCGGAAAACTCACGGTTGAAATCGTAGGCGCCGCCGCGCAGCACCTGGCGCGCTACCTCGGTGTCGCCGAAGTATTCCAGGCTCAGGTGATCGAAGTTGTACAGGCCACGGCTGACCGGCAAGTCCTTGCCCCACCAGTCGGGATCACGAGTAAAGGTGATGGTGCTGCCGGAATCGATCTTGCTGACCTTGTACGGGCCGCTGCCCAGTGGGGCTTCGTAGCCGCCACCATTGGCAAAGTCACGGGTCTTCCACCAGTGCTCGGGGAACACCGGCAAGGTGGCGATATCCAGGGGCAGGGTGCGGTTCTCGTTGCTGGAAAAATCGAAGCGCACCTGGCGCTCGCCTTCGACTTCGACCTGCTTGACGTCGGCGAACAATGTGCGAAAGCGCAGGCTGCCTTGGGTCATCAGCAAGTCGAAGCTGTAGCGCACGTCTTCGGCGGTAATTGGCGTGCCGTCGGCAAACCGTGCCTTGGGGTTCAGGTAAAAGCGCAGCGACAGGCCGTCGTCGGCGCGCTCCATCTTTTCTGCCACCAGGCCGTAGACGGTGTAGGGCTCATCCAGCGAGCGCAGGGCCAGGGGCGCATACACCCAGCCGTCGACCTGGGACACGCCGATGCCTTTGTCGATATACGGCAGCACATGGTCGAACCGCCCGACCTCCAGCGCCGAACGCCGCAGGCTGCCGCCCTTGGGCGCATCGGGGTTGGCATAGTCGAAATGGCTGAAACCGGCAGGGTATTTGGCCGGCTCGCCATAGACCGTCAGGTAGGTTTGCGGGGCCGCGATCACCGCAGTGCTGGTCAGCAGCAGGGCCAAAGTAGAAGAGAGTAGAGATGAAAAAGCCAATCGCATTATCAGCCTTGAGCGCCGGGTGAAGAAGAATAAGGATTTGTACGCTAACGGCCGGGGCATCGCCAGTCATCAGATGCACAACGGCCCACCAAGGGGTGGGCCGTTGTTTATAGCATCAGCGCGGATTGAATCAATCCTGGCGGCTGGTGACTTCCAGCAGGTGATAACCGAACTGGGTTTTCACCGGACCTTGCACGGTATTGACCGGTGCGCTGAAGACTACGGTGTCGAATTCCTTGACCATTTGGCCTGGGCCGAAGGAACCCAGGTCACCGCCTTGACGGCTGGATGGGCAGCTGGAATTGGCTTTGGCGATTTCTGCGAAATCAGCGCCGCCTTCGATCTGGGCTTTGAGTTCGTTGCACTTGTCTTCGGTGGCAACGAGGATGTGACGGGCGGTGGCTTTGGCCATGGGGAATAACTCCTAGAGTAAAAAACGGTGAGCCTACCGGATTCAGTCGATTATTTCCTGGCAAAGTTCCCGTCACTTGTTTGAGTCGCTCCGAACGCGTTCCAGGGTTCAGGGCAACACGATGTAGTCATTGCGCTGGACAATAGGGGCGTGCGGGCCTTGTACGAGATGGACATAACGTCCGTCCACCAGATCGATAGGCAGGCAATCGTCGATATCCATGACCGCGTCGGTGTGGGCCTGGGACCATTGGCGCAACATCTGCCGTTTGCCCATGCTCATCGCTTCGCGTTTGTTGCGGGCGACCACCAGCAGGTAGTGGTGATCTTCTCCGAAGCGCTTGGCCTCGTAGCCGCCGAGGTTGATAAAGTACAGGTGATGGGCATTGCCGTGGGGCGCCAATGGGCTGAGTTCGACCTTCCAGCCGTCGACGCCATCCACCGCCATCCATGAATCGATGTGCACGCCCTTGGAGCTGCCGAACCAGGCATCGCGCAATTGCGGGTAGGTGGCCTGCAAGGTGTCTGCCACTGCGAACACCACATCGTGCACCTCGATTTTGGCCCGTGGGTGCTTGCCCCCGAGCATGACGACAAACAGCATTGCGGGTGATTCCTGGCGACTGGCGAGAGGGCAACCATACTGGGATTGAACCCTTTTGTCCGCTCAGTGCCACAGTGTTAATCCGCGAACTCACCAGGAGGTTGTCATGCGTACCATTGATCTGGCCGGCGTTCCCGTCCCTGTCATCGGCCAGGGGACCTGGCGCATGGGCGAAGACCCGAGCCGGCGCCGCGCCGAAGTCGCCGCGCTGCAACTGGGTATGGACGAGGGCCTGACCCTCATCGATACCGCCGAGATGTATGGCGAAGGCGGCGCCGAAGAGGTGGTCGGCGAGGCCATCCGCGGCAAGCGCGACCAGGTGTTCCTGGTCAGCAAGGTCTACCCCCATAACGCCAGCCGCAACGGCGTGCCTCGCGCCTGTGAAGCCAGCCTTCAGCGCCTGGGCACCGATTACATTGACCTGTACCTGCTGCACTGGCGCGGCCAGTACCCACTGGAAGAAACCGTCGAAGCCTTCGAGCGTTTGCGCGAGGCGGGCAAGATCGGCCGGTGGGGTGTATCCAACTTTGACGTGGCGGACCTGCAGGAGCTCGCGTCCCCGGCGTGTGCGACCAACCAGGTGCTCTATAACATCGAAGAACGCGGAATCGAATTCGACCTGCTGCCATGGTGGCAACAGCACCATTTGCCATTGATGGCTTACTGTCCGATCGCCCAGGGCGGTGAACTGCTGTCGAGCCCGACCCTCAAGCAGATCGCCCTTCGCCATGAGGTGACACCGGCCCAGGTGTGCCTGGCCTGGGTCCTACGCCAGGATGGCGTGATCGCTATCCCCAAGGCGGTCAACCCCGAACACATACGGCTCAATGCCAGGGCGGCCACCCTGGTGCTGGATGAGCATGACCTTGACGCGATTGATCGTGTGTTTGGCGCGCCCAAGCGTAAGCACCCGCTGGCGATGGTTTAGGCCGTCAACAGGAAGGGCGCCCTCCCTGGCAGCCCTTCCGCTTCAAGCGCCGTTAGCCGGCTACCGGGCTACGCCAGTCGTCCGAGCCCGAAGTACCGGCTACTTCGTGGGTCCAGGTGATCTTGCGATAGGTGAAATATACCTCCTCCAGATGGGTGAAATGGGCGTTCTCCGGGTCCTGGCAACTGGGCATGCGCGACTGGATGTCCACGATGGTCGCGCCTTCCAGTTCAATGGTGAAGTAGTGCTCCTGGGTACCGGCCGAAGAAGTGCGCAGCCATTCCAGGCGGCATGAAACTTCTTCACCGGTGGTCAGCGCGCTGAACAGCAACGGTGATGATTTGTCGAAGACCTTGCTGATCATCATGGGTTTATGCACGCGTTGGCCGGTTGGCTGGCCCGATTGCGGGTCGCGTGGAATGATCACTTGGTGGGCGAATGCCTGCACCAGTATCTGGTCTTCGTGACCTTCCTGATAAATGTTGCCTACCGAGTCCTGGGTGAATGTACCTGCCGTGATCAAACCTTGTTTGACGCCGGTAATGGAGAGGTACGCGGGTGTTGGCATGATTGGTTTCCTTGCCTGGTTGAGTAGGTGTTGCCGAACGGTTAAGTTGCCAAATCGGCAACTGCCCTATTACAAGAAGCGTGCCTGAAAGTGTGAGTCTCAATGAAGCTGCAGGCTGCAAGAATAATAAGTAACCCGGTCGGGAAGTTGCCCGAAAATGATAGGCTTGTTTGCGAAGATAGTTGCGCAGGAGTGTGCAGTTATTTGCTCGCGCGATGGGCCAGCAAGTACAGGGTGCGAGCAGATTTTCCCTCGGCTGCACTGCGCAACTAACTGCGCAGCCCACTGTTTTGTGGCGGGCGTAGGACTATTCTTAAGTAGCATTCAGTCGCTTGCCGATCGCTTTTTTCATGACTAAGGTTCACAGGCTTCGGTGGCTTCGATGAAGGTTAAAGCCGCCCTGATATATTGTTTAATAATATTAAAAATTATTTGTCTTGCCCTGGAAGGTGATGTGTTCGACAAAATGGAATATTCAGAAAGGCTGTTCGATTATTATCAGGAAGTTGCGACAGTACCTTGTCGTCCTGAAAGTTTTGCCGGCAGCGACATGCGTTTCTCCGGGGAGTTTGAAGCCCTCGAGGACGAGCTGGGCAAGACTCGATCGATTCATACGGAAGGGCCACCAGACTGGCAGAAGGTCTGCCAGCTAAGCGAGTCTCTATTGCGCGAGCACTCCAAGGATCTGCGGGTTGCTGTCTGGTTGGCCTGGGCCCTGTATCAATGTCATTCATTCACCGGGTTACTGGCCGGTCTCGGGTTGCTGCGCGATCTCTGTGAGCGGCATTGGGCACAGGTCTACCCAAGCAAGTTGCGTACACGCGTGGCCGCATTGGGTTGGCTGGTGTTGCGCATTGAGCCACTGTTTGCGCAGAACCTCTGTGTTGCGGGGCAGCTGCCTGTGTTCCACGCCCTGCTTGAGCACCTCGTGCGGCTTGATCAGCTGTGGGGTCAAAAGCTTGGCAATGAGGCGCCCCAGCTGTTGTCGATCCGCAGGCAACTGTCGGAACGCCTGGCCTGCACCGAACAAGAGGGTGCCAAACCTGAGGTCGTCGTGGGCATCGCTCCCGTCAAGCCGGCAACCACCCAGTTGCCCCAACCCGGGCAACCCATTGACAACGAAAAGGACGCGCACAGGCTGCTGCGTTCATTGCAAGAGCAGGCCCGCCCTTTGTGTGCCTGGTGGTTGCGCCAGGACACCAGGGATCCGCGTGCCTTGCGCCTGGGCCGGACCTTGGCGTGGATGACGCTTATCCATTATCCCGATGCCGACGGTGAGCGGGTCACGGCGCTGCGTCCACTGGCCGCCGACAAGCTCAAGCGCTACCAGGAACGCCTGGGCCAAGGCCAATTTGCCGAGCTGTTGCTTGAGCTTGAAGTCAGCCTGACGGGCGCAATGTTCTGGTTCGACGGTTTACGCATGGCCTGGGAATGCCTTGAGGCCTTGCACGCAGACCTGGCCATGACCGAGCTGGAAATGCATTTCGCGCTGCTGCTGCAACGCCTGCCGGACCTGCCGGAGTACCGGTTCGACGATGGAACACCCTTTGCCGACCCTCTCACCTGTGAGTGGATTGCGCTCCATGTAAGGCCTCATTTGCAACGGAGCGAGTCTTTGGCCGTTGTGGCAGACCCCCCGTGCGAACCCTGGGAGGTCGCCCTGGAAGCGGTGCTGCCTTGCCTGCGAAAGAAGGGGCTCAAGGCTGCGGTCGCAGTGCTCAAGCAGGGCTTGCACGCCGCGCCCGGCGAGCGCGCGCGTTTTCACTGGCGTCTGGCACTGGCCAGGTTGTGTGCGAAAGCGGGCAAGCACGACCTGGCAAGGGTCCAGCTGGAGCAGCTGCAGGAGCAATTGCAGCGTAACGGCTTGGAGCGCTGGGAGCCGGAACTGGCCGTGCAAGTGGGCCAGCGCCTGTACCGATGTTATGACCTGTTGCCGCAAGGCCACGGCATACGCGAGTGCAAGGAGTCTCTCCATCGACGGTTATGCCAACTCGATCTCGAAGCAGTACTTGAATAAAGCCCTATCAAAAGGAGTAGCACCATGGCCAAAGACGGTTCGGTAGCCCCCAAGGAACGGATCAATATCACCTTCAAACCGGCCATCGGCGGCGCACAAGAGGACGTTGAACTGCCGTTGAAGTTGCTGGTGCTGGGTAATTTCACTCAGCGTGAAGATCTGCGCAAGCTCGAGGATCGCAAGCCCATTGGCATCGACAAGCACACCTTCGACGACGTGCTGGCCAAACAAGCGCTCGGCTTGACGCTGAGCGTGCCCAATCGCCTCCAGGAGCAAGCCAGCGTGGAGGAGTTGACGATCCAGGTTCGGATCAACGCGATGAAGGACTTCAATCCCGCGAACCTGATCGAGCAGATCCCCGAGTTGCAAAAACTGATGGCGTTGCGTGAAGCACTGGTAGCGCTCAAGGGCCCGCTGGGCAACACGCCGAACTTTCGCAAAGCCATTGAACAGGCCTTGGCCAACGGCGATTGCCGCGCCCGGGTCCTGGCCGAGCTGGGGCTTCCCAGTCCTCACGCCGGACATATTCAGTAAAAGGACACTGAGAGCATGACCACGATCCAACACGAACTGCAAACGGTACAGACCCCAGAAGCCGGCAGCATCCTCGATAACATCATTGCCCAGACATTGCTGAGCGCTGACGACGAGGCCTATGGCATTGCCAGGCGCGGTGTGTCGGCGTTTATCGCAGAGCTGCTCAAGCCGCACAACCGCGACGAACCGGTGAAGAAACGCCTGGTTGACCGGATGATTGCCGAGATCGATACCAAGCTTAGCCAGCAAATGGATGAGATCCTGCACCACCCCGACTTCCAGGCACTGGAGGCTTCCTGGCGAGGGCTGCAGTTGCTGGTCGAGCGCACGAACTTTCGCGAAAACATCAAGATCGAGCTGCTGAATGTCTCGCGCCAGGACCTGCTGGACGATTTCGAGGACTCCTCGGAAATTACCCAGTCGGGACTCTACAAGCATGTGTACAGCGCCGAATACGGACAGTTCGGCGGCCAGCCGGTGGGCGCGATCATTGCCGACTACTTTCTTTCTCCCAGTGCCCCCGATGTGAAGCTGATGCGATACGCATCCAGTGTCGCCAGCATGGCCCACGCGCCCTTTATCGCTGCCGCGGGGCCGAGTTTCTTTGGCCTCGAAAGCTTCACGGGGCTGCCAGACCTGAAAGACCTGCGGGATCATTTCGAAGGGCCGCAGTTTGCCAAGTGGCAAAGTTTTCGCCAGAGCGAAGACGCCCGCTACATCGGTCTCACCGTACCGCGCTTTCTGCTACGCACCCCGTACGACCCCCTTGAGTGTCCGGTCAAGACTTTTACCTATCAGGAGAACGTGGTCAACAGCCACGAGCACTACCTGTGGGGCAATACCGCCTATGCCTTTGCTACGCGCCTGACCGACAGCTTCGCGCGTTTTCGCTGGTGCCCGAATGTCATCGGTCCGCAAAGCGGAGGCGCCGTCGAGGATCTGCCGCTGCACCATTTCCAGAGCATGGGAGAGATAGAAACCAAGATTCCTACCGAGGTACTGGTGTCGGACCGGCGCGAGTATGAGTTGGCACAAGAAGGCTTCATCGCCCTGACCATGCGCAAGGGTAGCGATAACGCCGCGTTCTTCTCCGCCAGCTCGGTGCAGAAACCCAAGTCCTTTGGTACCAGTGAAGAGGGCAGGGCTGCAGAGTTGAATTATCGGCTGGGTACCCAGTTGCCTTACATGATGGTGGTCAATCGCCTGGCCCATTACCTCAAGGTGCTGCAACGCGAGCAATTGGGTGCGTGGAAGGAGCGCACGGACCTGGAGCTGGAGCTCAATAAATGGATTCGCCAGTACGTGGCGGACCAGGAAAACCCCAGTGCCGAAGTGCGCGGGCGGCGCCCATTGCGCGCAGCGCGTATCGTCGTCAGCGATGTCGAGGGCGAGCCTGGCTGGTATCGGGTCAACCTGAGCGTGCGCCCGCATTTCAAGTACATGGGGGCGGACTTCACCTTGTCCCTGGTCGGTAAGCTCGATAAAGCATGAGCAGAGGCCAGGGGATGCCCCACCACAACAGCCTGTTCGAACGCCTTGACCCCGATGCGTCGACCCACGCGTGCCCCGTTGCGTCCGTCGCCGCACATTTGGGCAGGATGCTCAGTACTCGCGCGGGCAGCGTCCAGGCGCTGCCAGATTATGGTTTGCCTGACTTCAATGATATGCAGCTGAGCCTGCATGAGTCCCTGACCCAGTCACGCCTGCTCATCGAACGGTTCATCCAGGCCTACGAGCCTCGGCTGGCGAATGTACGTGTGAGGCTGTTGCCCGTCGCCAGCGGGACTTTAGCCTTGGCATTTGCCATCGATGCCGGGATGGTCATCGACGGTACTACCCAGCCGGTCGTGTTCCAGGCGCGCCTGAGGGATGCCGGACAAATCAAGGTCTGTGTCGATGACCATTAACCGTTATTTTCAGCACGAGCTCAGTGCCCTGCGCCAACTCGGGCGGCGCTTTGCCGAGCGCAATCCTGCCCTGGCACCGTTTCTCGCAGAGGCCGGCCAGGACCCGGACGTCGAGCGCTTGCTGGAGGGCTTTGCGTTTCTGACCGGGCGCCTGCGCCAGAAGCTCGATGATGAACTGCCGGAGTTGACGCATTCGTTGATGCACTTGCTGTGGCCCAATTATATGCGGCCAATCCCGGCCTTCAGCATCCTGCAGTTTGACCCCTTGAAGCGTGCAGGCCCCAGCGTCCGCGTGGCGCGGGACACTGCGGTGGAAAGTACGCCGATCCAAGGTGAGCGTTGCCGCTTTCGCACCTGCTATGCCACCGACGTAATGCCCCTGCAACTCAGCGGCCTGGAGTACCGGTGCCAAGGCGAAGACGCGTGGCTGGACCTGTGCGTGACCATGAGCACCGAAGGCAGCTTCAATGACCTGGCGTTTGATTCGTTGCGGTTGCACCTGGCCGGCGACCACTACGTCAGCCAGGGCTTGTACCTTGGCCTGCTGCGCCATCTTGACGGTATCCAGGTGTTGCTGTCGGGCCACGACGGCTTGCCGCTCAACACCGCCGATGGACATCCCGTGACGCTACGCCTCAGCGCCAGCCAGGTTCAGCCCGTGGGTTTTGCCCCGGAACAGGCGCTGATGCCTTACCCGCAAAATACGTTCGGTGGTTATCGCCACCTGCAGGAGTACTTTGCCTTTCCCGAGAAGTACCTGTTTGTCGATGTTGAAGGGCTTAATGTACTGCACACACTGCCTTGCGAGCTGCTCAAGCAGGCGCACGGGATGGTCGTGCGCTTCCAATTGCACACGCAGGGGCGCGATGACCTGCGCCCAAGCCTGGATAACGTGAAGCTGTACTGCACGCCTATCGCCAACCTGTTCAATCAAGACGCGATTCCCATTCGCCTGGACGCCAAGCAGGATGAGTACCTGGTGATGCCCGGTGGATATGCGCCGGGGCACGCCAGTGTGTTCTCAGTGGACCGGGTCACCGGGTGGCGCCCTGGTGGGTTGGGTCACCAAACCTACGTGCCGTTCGAGTCCTTTGAACATGATGCACGCCACGAATCGCTGGCTGCGCCCCCCAGCTACAGCATTCGCCAACGCTCGTCGGTGCAGCATGGGGGGCTGGACACCTGGATGGGCTTTGGCACTCGGCGCGCACAGGGCCAGGAAACGTTGTCGATCGAACTGACCTGTACCAATAGCAACCTGGCGCAACAGGTCCGTCTAGGCGAAATCAACCAGCCCGGCGAGCAGACACCGGAGTCGTTGACGTTTCACAACATCACGACGCCTACCGCGAGCTTCACGCCGCCCTTGGAACAGGACTTCCTGTGGAGGCTGGTCAGCAACATGTCGCTCAACTACCTGTCGTTGACCGATATCAACGCCTTGAAAGTGGTTCTCGAAACCTACGACCTGCCGC from Pseudomonas synxantha harbors:
- the tssE gene encoding type VI secretion system baseplate subunit TssE — protein: MPHHNSLFERLDPDASTHACPVASVAAHLGRMLSTRAGSVQALPDYGLPDFNDMQLSLHESLTQSRLLIERFIQAYEPRLANVRVRLLPVASGTLALAFAIDAGMVIDGTTQPVVFQARLRDAGQIKVCVDDH
- the tssF gene encoding type VI secretion system baseplate subunit TssF, which codes for MTINRYFQHELSALRQLGRRFAERNPALAPFLAEAGQDPDVERLLEGFAFLTGRLRQKLDDELPELTHSLMHLLWPNYMRPIPAFSILQFDPLKRAGPSVRVARDTAVESTPIQGERCRFRTCYATDVMPLQLSGLEYRCQGEDAWLDLCVTMSTEGSFNDLAFDSLRLHLAGDHYVSQGLYLGLLRHLDGIQVLLSGHDGLPLNTADGHPVTLRLSASQVQPVGFAPEQALMPYPQNTFGGYRHLQEYFAFPEKYLFVDVEGLNVLHTLPCELLKQAHGMVVRFQLHTQGRDDLRPSLDNVKLYCTPIANLFNQDAIPIRLDAKQDEYLVMPGGYAPGHASVFSVDRVTGWRPGGLGHQTYVPFESFEHDARHESLAAPPSYSIRQRSSVQHGGLDTWMGFGTRRAQGQETLSIELTCTNSNLAQQVRLGEINQPGEQTPESLTFHNITTPTASFTPPLEQDFLWRLVSNMSLNYLSLTDINALKVVLETYDLPRYHDRQALKVSQKRLGALRSIRHEAVDRLHRGLPIRGLRIDLTVDSQGFVGQGDLFLFASVINQFFALYANLNSYHELRVLSTQGDVYLWPSRTGQQPLL